The genomic segment TTCTTATTCAATTTCAATTGTTTTTGGTTTTAAACAAACAAGCTTAAATAATTCTTTTTCTTTGAAAAGAAAGTTAATAAAAACACTTTagcaaaaaattgtgtgagacggtctcacatgtcgtattttgtgagacatatctatTATTTGAGtcgtccatgaaaaattattattatttatcgtgaatatcggtagagttgacctgtGTCATAAAAAAAGATTCGTGAGTCCgtttcacaagagatctactcaaaCATCGCCGGGGTGGTGAAGAAGAAGTTTGAGAGACCCTACGAATTCATGTATTGGAAAGATACGGATCGATttgtgaaaattttaaaaatccgaTTCTTGAAGCAATCGAATTGGTTCGACCTAAAGCAATTGTCCTCGccggaaatgtaacttttagtTTTATCTATGCGGCGACACGATTGCGTTATCACGCCATACGACAACTGTTCCAGTCAACCTTTTTCGAATTATCCACAGATAAAAATAAGAAACAATCCAACAACGCCTGTACTCTTCGTTTACTGTTTTAATGTGGACCCACATATGGCAAAATTGCACTTCTGTccagtttttatttttattcaattttaatGAATTAAACGCTCCCAAATTGcattattgttttttaaaaataaagttgGTCAAAAGAACTCTATTTGAACGACTTTCTAGTTTTCGAGTAACAATAAAAATCGATCAAAGGGAGATTGTTCTTCCTCTATTAATAttcttttttaaattaaaaacaacTCTTAGAATGTAAATACTATGTTAATAGGGATGTTGAATGCTATTTTCCAAGTAATCAGGCGGTGCAACACGTCCTGCTGTAGAGAATCATTCCTCCACATTTTTCATAGGTCTATTTATTAACAGTTTTCACGTAATCGAATCGCCGCAGCAAAAGCTTTCCCAGATCTTCGCTTTTTAATCATCCATGGCGTTTAGTAAGTCAATAACCCAACGCCTGTTCAACATTTCAAGAGTCCCAAACCCACCCCTAACAAATTTTCGCGTTTCTTCGTCATCAATGGCTGTGAAATCCGCCGCGTTTCGTCGTCAAGGAACGCCTGATAAACTAGACCACGATCCGGGGGATGACGGTGTTTTCCGGCGATGCTTCCACCTCATCTCGGCTTCTGCGGCGTCACCTGAACTTGGGTCTTTCCTCAATGGAGAAAGGCTCTTGGAGAAGTTTCGGGGGATGGACGTTGTGAAAGATCGGAGCAGGATTGGTGAAGTGTCGCCGCTGGAGGAGATGGTGACGTTGGCGGCCGCGAAAAAAATCCTCATGGTTTCGCAGATTGAGATTGTGAAATCCACGCTGAGGAAGATTGAAAAGGGTTGTGTTTCTTATACGGAGTTCTTGCAGATTTGTGTTCAAGAATGCTCGAACCATGATCAGGGGATTAAATTTGCTGAATTGCTTGATGAATCAGGGGCTGTTCTCGTTCTTGGAGATTTTGTCTTCCTCAGGCCGGAACAGGTTTTTTCCCCTTCTTTTTCCTGTAATTTATGTTAGTTAAACCACATCATGAgttcaattattttttatggcTTGCTTGCAATTAGGAGGAGTTGGGCTGGATAAAATTTTTGATTCTTTGTGatttatatttttgaattttatattttcaagATTCAATTTGAAGACCGTAGAACTGATTAGCTTTTTTATGATGTCTGTTGTGTTTCAGTGTTCTTCAACAGGAAAGTGAAACCATGTTTCGAACCAAGATCTCTAAATACGAGACGGTGACTTTTATTTGGGGTGGATCACTGCTCAATGCATCAGGATTTTAAACTGATGttaattcttttaaaaaaacaatttccTGGGCGGGTCTGCAAGGAGATGATTTCCCATGTTTGGAGCGGAAAAATTGGGAAATACTAGTAAAATTCCAAACTTTTTTGTGCTGGCCTCTTGCACGCCTTTGGCTAGGTAGCAAACATTTTTTTGACATAAAACTGCTCCTGTTGTTGCATCAAGGGTGCCCTTCAAACAAAATTTGAACTTCCTAAGTCCCCACCTGATTGAGGGTGTGTGATATATGATGAATGAGAAGGATCAATTTGTTTGGATGACTTTTTTTTATATAGTTTTTATGAGGGAAGCGAATAGAGGAGAATGAAAGAGCATCCAACTTCAATTCCTTTTTATTTCACCTTCTATCAATGGATTAACAGAACGCGTCTGTTGAAAAGTGACGGTGAATTGAGTGTAAGATCTTGCTCATCTCTAGTCCGAGATTTTTTGTCGATGCAAAAGTCCATAGGATTGATGTGGAAATTAGTATTTGGTGTCAAACATTCGCAATGATGTGATCTTGAAAACGTAGGCTAGCTCTTTCTTAGAAAAAGATTGTCGAAACACAATTTTCTGGTACGCTTTTTGGTGACAGAGAGGTTAGCTGGGAAGGGAGTAGAAGGTAGGAGTATCTAAAAATCTGTTAGCGATGAACAAGTTAGTTCATCTTGTCCTAAACTTGTTGATCattaaaaatgatcatatctgaAACATAGAGGTGGAGCGGATCCAAGTTTACCCAAATCTTGTGTACCTTTTCATATGATACAGGTGATGAAAACCATCCAAGACCTAATCCCTTCACCTGCAGCACACAACCCAAACGATCGAAGAATGAAGCAGCTTCAAGAAATGGAGAAGCGAAAGATAGCCATTGATGAGAAAGCAGAACATCATGTGAGACGTGAGCTCTTCTGTGGATTAGCCTGTTTGGTCATCCAGACAGCTGCGGTCATGAGACTGACGTTTTGGGAGCTTACATGGGACGTAATGGAACCGATTTGCTTCTATGGTACGTCTATATACTTCATAGGCAGATACGGCTTCTTCCTAAGGACCTCCAAAGAGCCCTCGTTCCGAGGGTTTTTCCAGAGCCGGTTTAGCACTAAGCAGAGGCAATTGATGAAGCTTCAGAATTTCGATGTCGAGAGGTATAATGAGCTCAAGAAAGCTTGCCATCCTGATCAAGTGGCACCCCATGAACATCTGGGAATGTAGAAGTTCGGATCTTTTCGATTATTTGAAAACTGAGATGGGCATACAAAATTTTTGAGAAAGAACTGAGAGTAAAGTACAGTTTTGGTTTTTGACTTAATATTTAGATAGTTGAAAGAGATGTATTTCTCGGCGACAATGTCATTACCGATGTAGTAAATTGAGGATTTTTTAGTGTTGAATTCAAATTATCTAATTCTTCTTCTGTGCTGGTATTTATGTTCGCGCATATGAACCCATCACGCtagtttaaattaaaaaatgaaaaataaaagagtaATATTCGAGCTTGATAATAGCAAATTTTCAGCTTAAATTGgattcaaatttttttccaaCAACTCGAGCTCCACAAACAGAGAAATTACTTAAAAGGTCCTATAAATTCTCAGTTGTTTTAAATCAATTTACGATTTTAATCtactcattataatatttttgtaattttatttttcaacccAAACTCgtgcttttaattttttttttttttttagattatAAGATACTGAGAATTCAAAAGTGAGGCTCATCGATTTCGCATTCACTATTCAATCTAATAATTTGAAATCCTCCTACATTATTTTTCCGCCGAAGCACAAGCTAAGATATATCCTCAAATAAAAATATCTATTTACACAATTTGAGaatatgaattttgtttcataACATGATGTCAATAGAGTAAATTTtattactaaaataatatttatttgtttaCTTGGAATAAATCATTTGGAGTTGGCTAGATAGTATCAATGGTATCGAGTTAttcaatttataaattaatcCAAATAATCATCGTCCATATTTT from the Primulina eburnea isolate SZY01 chromosome 3, ASM2296580v1, whole genome shotgun sequence genome contains:
- the LOC140826473 gene encoding calcium uniporter protein 2, mitochondrial-like, which translates into the protein MAFSKSITQRLFNISRVPNPPLTNFRVSSSSMAVKSAAFRRQGTPDKLDHDPGDDGVFRRCFHLISASAASPELGSFLNGERLLEKFRGMDVVKDRSRIGEVSPLEEMVTLAAAKKILMVSQIEIVKSTLRKIEKGCVSYTEFLQICVQECSNHDQGIKFAELLDESGAVLVLGDFVFLRPEQVMKTIQDLIPSPAAHNPNDRRMKQLQEMEKRKIAIDEKAEHHVRRELFCGLACLVIQTAAVMRLTFWELTWDVMEPICFYGTSIYFIGRYGFFLRTSKEPSFRGFFQSRFSTKQRQLMKLQNFDVERYNELKKACHPDQVAPHEHLGM